In Populus trichocarpa isolate Nisqually-1 chromosome 12, P.trichocarpa_v4.1, whole genome shotgun sequence, a genomic segment contains:
- the LOC7484879 gene encoding (-)-isopiperitenol/(-)-carveol dehydrogenase, mitochondrial isoform X2 — protein sequence MASTKPCKNKVQDKVAIVTGGASGIGEATVLAFAENGARAVVIADIQDEKGQKLAESIGTNRSTYIHCDVGDENQVKSLVESTVQLYGHLDVIFCNAGIASFGKQNVLDFDLDSCDKLFAVNVRGTAACLKHAARAMVDGGVKGSVICTSSAAANLAGVRFTDYIMSKSGVLALMKCASYQLGEHGIRVNCVSPGPVATPLACKTFEKGVEEVENAFQSCYYLKGVLKAKHIADAVLFLASDDSEFVTGQNLIVDGGFIFQGIPK from the exons ATGGCATCTACAAAACCTTGCAAGAACAAGGTTCAAGACAAGGTTGCTATCGTCACGGGAGGTGCCAGTGGCATAGGCGAGGCCACCGTGCTTGCCTTTGCTGAAAATGGCGCACGAGCAGTCGTGATCGCAGATATTCAAGATGAAAAGGGCCAAAAGCTTGCAGAATCCATCGGAACTAACAGATCCACTTACATCCACTGTGATGTAGGTGatgaaaaccaagtcaaatccCTTGTGGAGTCCACTGTTCAACTTTATGGTCACCTTGACGTAATATTCTGCAATGCCGGCATTGCAAGCTTTGGTAAGCAAAATGTTCTTGACTTCGACCTGGACTCGTGCGACAAACTCTTTGCAGTAAACGTGCGTGGCACAGCAGCATGCCTAAAGCACGCGGCGCGTGCCATGGTGGACGGAGGTGTAAAGGGCAGCGTCATTTGCACATCAAGCGCCGCTGCGAATCTCGCAGGGGTCAGGTTCACAGATTATATCATGTCCAAGAGCGGGGTTTTGGCACTGATGAAATGTGCAAGTTATCAGTTGGGTGAGCATGGTATAAGAGTCAACTGTGTGTCGCCAGGACCCGTGGCAACACCTCTAGCATGCAAGACATTCGAAAAGGGAGTAGAGGAG GTGGAGAACGCTTTTCAGTCGTGTTATTACTTGAAAGGAGTGTTGAAAGCGAAGCACATAGCTGACGCAGTGCTGTTTCTTGCTTCTGACGATTCTGAGTTTGTGACTGGCCAGAATTTGATCGTCGATGGTGGGTTTATTTTTCAAGGTATTCCCAAATAA
- the LOC7454595 gene encoding dual specificity protein phosphatase PHS1 isoform X1: protein MMSKDEKEDTLSIINTTVQVQEEERELDLGSEELDPPLPPTVTSRVLYMLGDITAGPAYRFAQWLELVRKRSDKYRASGFPRRPYRLETMPSSVGESLVDSKSPPPEQAPEVSLWERLGKAAALDIESSSFSWDMLSSLHHTEHSSSTENSEDEMSKALEVTVNSGGVVFFALFNQQGNADAFHKESAAVIKFSSSRMATQSERLGYEFAKWLGVQTPQARVVQNCSPEWLQIKEAAEKARVTAASEGDEVGEVTCSELLEALELSRCLLLMSYVHGSPLLESSNAFEPRETGERIAAALGRVFLLDLVIRNEDRLPCRELRWRGNPANLLLAEKMTSSNVNALEVASDSAINRHRPKVIKALQKERRATSLNSKFNTHNRVPGLVSQGSDVSDITESPKSNKMPRVRKSGESSFSDLISHAVAIDSGVPRRPPAEKRTNDQANYPKLIELLLNSSDYTSNLLYEVTGGKLGAPPLVGTDFTDTQVTEMASVVQEFRGGFRAALRDLQGFHVFLLTLHQKLDGLLRVLLNIANKTSGDTDREDLVIPESPSHGVLHYPSPPSKERFLNDNHSDFSDSDSQRMAQTPRSSLGSKESSDSSSPMSRESWHGKLSKGSGEPLRSLCLTTKLREILKFAKVDTETNEELEHWNEMLRNDAIKLCQENNFNTGYFEGSDSNCVVDAYELKVRLEHILERISLISEAANTEKPSLITNSLFIGGTLAARSVYTLQHLGITHILCLCANEIGQSELQHPDLFQYKNFSISDHEDSNISSIFGEASDFIDHVESIGGRVLVHCFEGRSRSATLVLAYLMLRKKFTLLEAWNALRRAHRRAQPNDGFAKALLDLDRQLHGKVSMEWQRRKPEIKVCPVCGDNAGLSSSSLKLHLQKSHKKLSSGSVDSAMTMEIQKALDALKMTRGGSVSPTLRQSSPSLDG from the exons atgatgTCGAAAGATGAAAAGGAAGACACTTTATCAATCATCAACACCACAGTCCAAGtccag GAGGAAGAGAGGGAACTGGACCTGGGATCTGAAGAGCTTGATCCTCCTTTACCTCCTACTGTTACTTCCCGG GTATTGTATATGTTGGGAGATATAACGGCGGGCCCAGCATATCGGTTTGCACAATGGCTGGAGTTGGTTCGTAAGAGAAGTGACAAGTATCGTGCCTCGGGGTTCCCACGCCGGCCTTACAGGCTCGAAACTATGCCCTCCAG TGTGGGAGAATCACTTGTTGATTCAAAAAGTCCACCTCCTGAGCAAGCTCCAGAGGTCAGTTTGTGGGAAAGGCTTGGTAAAGCTGCGGCACTGGACATTGAGTCGAGCTCTTTTTCTTGGGACATGCTGTCTTCCCTCCACCACACTGAGCATAGTAGTAGCACCGAAAATTCTGAGGATGAAATGAGTAAAGCCCTAGAA GTAACTGTAAATTCTGGGGGAGTAGTATTCTTTGCCTTGTTCAACCAGCAAGGAAATGCTGATGCTTTTCACAAGGAATCAGCAGCTGTCATAAAGTTTTCATCTTCAAGGATGGCCACACAATCAGAACGTCTTGGCTATGAATTTGCAAAGTGGTTAGGAGTCCAAACTCCACAG GCTAGAGTCGTTCAAAATTGCAGCCCAGAGTGGCTCCAGATCAAGGAAGCTGCAGAGAAAGCAAGAGTTACAGCAGCTTCAGAAGGAGATGAAGTAGGTGAAGTGACATGTTCTGAGCTTCTGGAAGCTCTTGAACTCAGCCGATGTCTTCTTTTGATGAG TTATGTTCATGGATCTCCTTTATTGGAGAGCTCAAATGCATTTGAGCCACGTGAGACTGGAGAAAGAATTGCAGCAGCACTTGGTAGGGTCTTCCTATTGGACCTTGTCATCAGAAATGAAGATAGACTCCCTTGCCGTGAGCTCAGATGGCGTGGAAATCCAGCAAATCTATTGTTGGCTGAGAAAATGACCTCATCAAATGTAAATGCCTTGGAGGTTGCTTCTGATTCTGCAATTAACCGACACCGACCAAAGGTGATTAAAGCTctacagaaagaaagaagggcAACTTCACTGAATAGCAAGTTTAACACTCATAATCGAGTACCAGGACTTGTATCACAGGGCTCTGATGTTTCTGATATTACAGAATCtccaaaatccaacaaaatgCCAAGAGTCCGAAAATCAGGAGAATCATCGTTTTCTGACCTCATTTCTCACGCTGTGGCTATTGATTCTGGTGTTCCTCGTCGGCCTCCTGCTGAAAAACGCACAAACGACCAGGCAAATTATCCTAAATTGATTGAGCTGCTTCTCAACAGTTCTGATTACACCTCTAATTTGTTATATGAAGTAACAGGAGGGAAATTAGGGGCTCCTCCATTGGTAGGCACTGACTTTACTGATACACAAGTAACAGAAATGGCGTCAGTTGTTCAGGAATTTCGAGGTGGGTTTCGTGCTGCGCTCAGGGATCTGCAAGGTTTCCACGTGTTCCTTCTCACTCTTCACCAAAAACTCGATGGCTTGTTACGAGTTTTATTGAACATCGCAAATAAAACATCAGGGGACACTGACAGAGAAGATTTGGTGATCCCCGAGTCACCTTCACATGGGGTTCTTCATTATCCTTCTCCACCAAGTAAGGAACGCTTTCTTAATGATAACCATTCAGATTTTAGTGATTCAGATTCACAGAGAATGGCTCAAACTCCAAGGTCATCTTTAGGAAGTAAAGAGAGCTCAGATTCTAGTTCTCCCATGTCAAGAGAAAGCTGGCATGGAAAGTTGTCCAAGGGGAGTGGAGAGCCCCTTCGTAGCCTGTGTCTAACAACAAAGCTCCGTGAAATTCTTAAATTTGCCAAG GTCGATACTGAAACAAATGAAGAATTAGAACACTGGAATGAAATGCTGAGAAATGATGCTATCAAACTCTGTCAGGAGAACAATTTCAATACAGGATATTTTGAGGGCAGTGATAGTAACTGTGTTGTGGATGCATATGAGTTGAAG GTAAGATTAGAGCACATTCTTGAGAGGATATCATTGATCTCTGAAGCTGCAAACACAGAGAAACCATCATTAATCACAAATAGTCTGTTTATTGGTGGCACCCTGGCTGCAAGATCAGTTTACACTTTGCAACATCTAGGAATCACACATATTTTGTGTTTGTGTGCCAATGAAATTGGACAGTCAGAGTTACAACACCCAGATCTGTTTCAGTACAAGAATTTTTCG ATTAGTGACCATGAGGATTCAAATATCAGCAGTATCTTTGGAGAAGCTTCTGATTTTATTGATCATGTTGAATCAATAGGTGGAAGGGTTCTAGTTCATTGCTTTGAAGGGAGAAGTAGGAGTGCTACATTAGTTCTTGCATATTTAATGCTCAGGAA GAAATTCACTCTACTAGAAGCATGGAATGCTCTAAGACGAGCTCACCGCCGAGCTCAGCCCAATGATGGTTTTGCAAAAGCTTTATTGGATCTGGATCGCCAACTGCACGGGAAGGTTTCCATGGAATGGCAGAGGCGGAAGCCAGAGATTAAAGTTTGTCCCGTCTGTGGGGATAATGCTGGTCTGAGCAGCAGTTCACTCAAGCTTCACTTGCAGAAATCACACAAGAAGCTATCATCAGGCAGCGTGGATAGTGCAATGACTATGGAGATACAAAAGGCTCTGGATGCACTAAAAATGACCCGAGGTGGCAGCGTCAGCCCTACATTGAGGCAGTCTTCGCCATCTCTGGATGGCTAG
- the LOC7484879 gene encoding (-)-isopiperitenol/(-)-carveol dehydrogenase, mitochondrial isoform X3: MASTKPCKNKVQDKVAIVTGGASGIGEATVLAFAENGARAVVIADIQDEKGQKLAESIGTNRSTYIHCDVADENQVKSLVESTVQLFGHLDVIFCNAGIASFGEQNVLDFDLDLCDKLFAVNVRGTAACLKHAARAMVDGGVKGSVICTSSAAANMAGDRFTDYIMSKSGVLALMKCASYQLGEHGIRVNCVSPGLVATPLTCKTLEMGVEEVENAFQSCYYLKGVLKAKHIADAVLFLASDDSEFVTGQNLIVDGGFIFQGIPK; this comes from the exons ATGGCATCTACAAAACCTTGCAAGAACAAGGTTCAAGACAAGGTTGCTATCGTCACGGGAGGTGCCAGTGGCATAGGCGAGGCCACCGTGCTTGCCTTTGCTGAAAATGGCGCACGAGCAGTCGTGATCGCAGATATTCAAGATGAAAAGGGCCAAAAGCTTGCAGAATCCATCGGAACTAACAGATCCACTTACATCCACTGTGATGTAG CTGatgaaaaccaagtcaaatccCTTGTGGAATCCACTGTTCAACTTTTTGGTCACCTTGACGTAATATTCTGCAATGCCGGCATTGCAAGCTTTGGTGAGCAAAATGTTCTTGACTTCGACCTGGACTTGTGCGACAAACTCTTTGCAGTAAACGTGCGTGGCACAGCAGCATGCCTAAAGCACGCGGCGCGTGCCATGGTGGACGGAGGTGTAAAGGGCAGCGTCATTTGCACATCAAGCGCCGCTGCGAATATGGCAGGGGACAGGTTCACAGATTATATCATGTCCAAGAGCGGGGTTTTGGCACTGATGAAATGTGCAAGTTATCAGTTGGGCGAGCATGGGATAAGAGTCAACTGTGTGTCGCCAGGACTGGTGGCAACACCTCTAACATGCAAGACACTCGAAATGGGAGTAGAGGAGGTGGAGAACGCTTTTCAGTCGTGTTATTACTTGAAAGGAGTGTTGAAAGCGAAGCACATAGCTGACGCAGTGCTGTTTCTTGCTTCTGACGATTCTGAGTTTGTGACTGGCCAGAATTTGATCGTCGATGGTGGGTTTATTTTTCAAGGTATTCCCAAATAA
- the LOC7484879 gene encoding (-)-isopiperitenol/(-)-carveol dehydrogenase, mitochondrial isoform X1, which yields MASTKPCKNKVQDKVAIVTGGASGIGEATVLAFAENGARAVVIADIQDEKGQKLAESIGTNRSTYIHCDVGDENQVKSLVESTVQLYGHLDVIFCNAGIASFGKQNVLDFDLDSCDKLFAVNVRGTAACLKHAARAMVDGGVKGSVICTSSAAANLAGVRFTDYIMSKSGVLALMKCASYQLGEHGIRVNCVSPGPVATPLACKTFEKGVEEVEKAFQSSYCLKGVLKTKHVADAVLFLASDDSEFVTGQNLIVDGGFNFQGIPK from the exons ATGGCATCTACAAAACCTTGCAAGAACAAGGTTCAAGACAAGGTTGCTATCGTCACGGGAGGTGCCAGTGGCATAGGCGAGGCCACCGTGCTTGCCTTTGCTGAAAATGGCGCACGAGCAGTCGTGATCGCAGATATTCAAGATGAAAAGGGCCAAAAGCTTGCAGAATCCATCGGAACTAACAGATCCACTTACATCCACTGTGATGTAGGTGatgaaaaccaagtcaaatccCTTGTGGAGTCCACTGTTCAACTTTATGGTCACCTTGACGTAATATTCTGCAATGCCGGCATTGCAAGCTTTGGTAAGCAAAATGTTCTTGACTTCGACCTGGACTCGTGCGACAAACTCTTTGCAGTAAACGTGCGTGGCACAGCAGCATGCCTAAAGCACGCGGCGCGTGCCATGGTGGACGGAGGTGTAAAGGGCAGCGTCATTTGCACATCAAGCGCCGCTGCGAATCTCGCAGGGGTCAGGTTCACAGATTATATCATGTCCAAGAGCGGGGTTTTGGCACTGATGAAATGTGCAAGTTATCAGTTGGGTGAGCATGGTATAAGAGTCAACTGTGTGTCGCCAGGACCCGTGGCAACACCTCTAGCATGCAAGACATTCGAAAAGGGAGTAGAGGAGGTGGAGAAGGCTTTTCAGTCGTCTTATTGCTTGAAAGGTGTGTTGAAAACGAAGCACGTAGCTGACGCAGTGCTGTTTCTCGCTTCTGACGATTCTGAGTTTGTGACTGGCCAGAATTTGATCGTCGATGGTGGGTTTAATTTTCAAG GTATTCCCAAATAA
- the LOC7484879 gene encoding (-)-isopiperitenol/(-)-carveol dehydrogenase, mitochondrial isoform X4: protein MASTKPCKNKVQDKVAIVTGGASGIGEATVLAFAENGARAVVIADIQDEKGQKLAESIGTNRSTYIHCDVGDENQVKSLVESTVQLYGHLDVIFCNAGIASFGKQNVLDFDLDSCDKLFAVNVRGTAACLKHAARAMVDGGVKGSVICTSSAAANMAGDRFTDYIMSKSGVLALMKCASYQLGEHGIRVNCVSPGLVATPLTCKTLEMGVEEVENAFQSCYYLKGVLKAKHIADAVLFLASDDSEFVTGQNLIVDGGFIFQGIPK, encoded by the exons ATGGCATCTACAAAACCTTGCAAGAACAAGGTTCAAGACAAGGTTGCTATCGTCACGGGAGGTGCCAGTGGCATAGGCGAGGCCACCGTGCTTGCCTTTGCTGAAAATGGCGCACGAGCAGTCGTGATCGCAGATATTCAAGATGAAAAGGGCCAAAAGCTTGCAGAATCCATCGGAACTAACAGATCCACTTACATCCACTGTGATGTAGGTGatgaaaaccaagtcaaatccCTTGTGGAGTCCACTGTTCAACTTTATGGTCACCTTGACGTAATATTCTGCAATGCCGGCATTGCAAGCTTTGGTAAGCAAAATGTTCTTGACTTCGACCTGGACTCGTGCGACAAACTCTTTGCAGTAAACGTGCGTGGCACAGCAGCATGCCTAAAGCACGCGGCGCGTGCCATGGTGGACGGAG GTGTAAAGGGCAGCGTCATTTGCACATCAAGCGCCGCTGCGAATATGGCAGGGGACAGGTTCACAGATTATATCATGTCCAAGAGCGGGGTTTTGGCACTGATGAAATGTGCAAGTTATCAGTTGGGCGAGCATGGGATAAGAGTCAACTGTGTGTCGCCAGGACTGGTGGCAACACCTCTAACATGCAAGACACTCGAAATGGGAGTAGAGGAGGTGGAGAACGCTTTTCAGTCGTGTTATTACTTGAAAGGAGTGTTGAAAGCGAAGCACATAGCTGACGCAGTGCTGTTTCTTGCTTCTGACGATTCTGAGTTTGTGACTGGCCAGAATTTGATCGTCGATGGTGGGTTTATTTTTCAAGGTATTCCCAAATAA
- the LOC7454595 gene encoding dual specificity protein phosphatase PHS1 isoform X2 — translation MMSKDEKEDTLSIINTTVQVQEEERELDLGSEELDPPLPPTVTSRVLYMLGDITAGPAYRFAQWLELVRKRSDKYRASGFPRRPYRLETMPSSVGESLVDSKSPPPEQAPEVSLWERLGKAAALDIESSSFSWDMLSSLHHTEHSSSTENSEDEMSKALEVTVNSGGVVFFALFNQQGNADAFHKESAAVIKFSSSRMATQSERLGYEFAKWLGVQTPQARVVQNCSPEWLQIKEAAEKARVTAASEGDEVGEVTCSELLEALELSRCLLLMSYVHGSPLLESSNAFEPRETGERIAAALGRVFLLDLVIRNEDRLPCRELRWRGNPANLLLAEKMTSSNVNALEVASDSAINRHRPKVIKALQKERRATSLNSKFNTHNRVPGLVSQGSDVSDITESPKSNKMPRVRKSGESSFSDLISHAVAIDSGVPRRPPAEKRTNDQANYPKLIELLLNSSDYTSNLLYEVTGGKLGAPPLVGTDFTDTQVTEMASVVQEFRGGFRAALRDLQGFHVFLLTLHQKLDGLLRVLLNIANKTSGDTDREDLVIPESPSHGVLHYPSPPRSKESSDSSSPMSRESWHGKLSKGSGEPLRSLCLTTKLREILKFAKVDTETNEELEHWNEMLRNDAIKLCQENNFNTGYFEGSDSNCVVDAYELKVRLEHILERISLISEAANTEKPSLITNSLFIGGTLAARSVYTLQHLGITHILCLCANEIGQSELQHPDLFQYKNFSISDHEDSNISSIFGEASDFIDHVESIGGRVLVHCFEGRSRSATLVLAYLMLRKKFTLLEAWNALRRAHRRAQPNDGFAKALLDLDRQLHGKVSMEWQRRKPEIKVCPVCGDNAGLSSSSLKLHLQKSHKKLSSGSVDSAMTMEIQKALDALKMTRGGSVSPTLRQSSPSLDG, via the exons atgatgTCGAAAGATGAAAAGGAAGACACTTTATCAATCATCAACACCACAGTCCAAGtccag GAGGAAGAGAGGGAACTGGACCTGGGATCTGAAGAGCTTGATCCTCCTTTACCTCCTACTGTTACTTCCCGG GTATTGTATATGTTGGGAGATATAACGGCGGGCCCAGCATATCGGTTTGCACAATGGCTGGAGTTGGTTCGTAAGAGAAGTGACAAGTATCGTGCCTCGGGGTTCCCACGCCGGCCTTACAGGCTCGAAACTATGCCCTCCAG TGTGGGAGAATCACTTGTTGATTCAAAAAGTCCACCTCCTGAGCAAGCTCCAGAGGTCAGTTTGTGGGAAAGGCTTGGTAAAGCTGCGGCACTGGACATTGAGTCGAGCTCTTTTTCTTGGGACATGCTGTCTTCCCTCCACCACACTGAGCATAGTAGTAGCACCGAAAATTCTGAGGATGAAATGAGTAAAGCCCTAGAA GTAACTGTAAATTCTGGGGGAGTAGTATTCTTTGCCTTGTTCAACCAGCAAGGAAATGCTGATGCTTTTCACAAGGAATCAGCAGCTGTCATAAAGTTTTCATCTTCAAGGATGGCCACACAATCAGAACGTCTTGGCTATGAATTTGCAAAGTGGTTAGGAGTCCAAACTCCACAG GCTAGAGTCGTTCAAAATTGCAGCCCAGAGTGGCTCCAGATCAAGGAAGCTGCAGAGAAAGCAAGAGTTACAGCAGCTTCAGAAGGAGATGAAGTAGGTGAAGTGACATGTTCTGAGCTTCTGGAAGCTCTTGAACTCAGCCGATGTCTTCTTTTGATGAG TTATGTTCATGGATCTCCTTTATTGGAGAGCTCAAATGCATTTGAGCCACGTGAGACTGGAGAAAGAATTGCAGCAGCACTTGGTAGGGTCTTCCTATTGGACCTTGTCATCAGAAATGAAGATAGACTCCCTTGCCGTGAGCTCAGATGGCGTGGAAATCCAGCAAATCTATTGTTGGCTGAGAAAATGACCTCATCAAATGTAAATGCCTTGGAGGTTGCTTCTGATTCTGCAATTAACCGACACCGACCAAAGGTGATTAAAGCTctacagaaagaaagaagggcAACTTCACTGAATAGCAAGTTTAACACTCATAATCGAGTACCAGGACTTGTATCACAGGGCTCTGATGTTTCTGATATTACAGAATCtccaaaatccaacaaaatgCCAAGAGTCCGAAAATCAGGAGAATCATCGTTTTCTGACCTCATTTCTCACGCTGTGGCTATTGATTCTGGTGTTCCTCGTCGGCCTCCTGCTGAAAAACGCACAAACGACCAGGCAAATTATCCTAAATTGATTGAGCTGCTTCTCAACAGTTCTGATTACACCTCTAATTTGTTATATGAAGTAACAGGAGGGAAATTAGGGGCTCCTCCATTGGTAGGCACTGACTTTACTGATACACAAGTAACAGAAATGGCGTCAGTTGTTCAGGAATTTCGAGGTGGGTTTCGTGCTGCGCTCAGGGATCTGCAAGGTTTCCACGTGTTCCTTCTCACTCTTCACCAAAAACTCGATGGCTTGTTACGAGTTTTATTGAACATCGCAAATAAAACATCAGGGGACACTGACAGAGAAGATTTGGTGATCCCCGAGTCACCTTCACATGGGGTTCTTCATTATCCTTCTCCACCAA GAAGTAAAGAGAGCTCAGATTCTAGTTCTCCCATGTCAAGAGAAAGCTGGCATGGAAAGTTGTCCAAGGGGAGTGGAGAGCCCCTTCGTAGCCTGTGTCTAACAACAAAGCTCCGTGAAATTCTTAAATTTGCCAAG GTCGATACTGAAACAAATGAAGAATTAGAACACTGGAATGAAATGCTGAGAAATGATGCTATCAAACTCTGTCAGGAGAACAATTTCAATACAGGATATTTTGAGGGCAGTGATAGTAACTGTGTTGTGGATGCATATGAGTTGAAG GTAAGATTAGAGCACATTCTTGAGAGGATATCATTGATCTCTGAAGCTGCAAACACAGAGAAACCATCATTAATCACAAATAGTCTGTTTATTGGTGGCACCCTGGCTGCAAGATCAGTTTACACTTTGCAACATCTAGGAATCACACATATTTTGTGTTTGTGTGCCAATGAAATTGGACAGTCAGAGTTACAACACCCAGATCTGTTTCAGTACAAGAATTTTTCG ATTAGTGACCATGAGGATTCAAATATCAGCAGTATCTTTGGAGAAGCTTCTGATTTTATTGATCATGTTGAATCAATAGGTGGAAGGGTTCTAGTTCATTGCTTTGAAGGGAGAAGTAGGAGTGCTACATTAGTTCTTGCATATTTAATGCTCAGGAA GAAATTCACTCTACTAGAAGCATGGAATGCTCTAAGACGAGCTCACCGCCGAGCTCAGCCCAATGATGGTTTTGCAAAAGCTTTATTGGATCTGGATCGCCAACTGCACGGGAAGGTTTCCATGGAATGGCAGAGGCGGAAGCCAGAGATTAAAGTTTGTCCCGTCTGTGGGGATAATGCTGGTCTGAGCAGCAGTTCACTCAAGCTTCACTTGCAGAAATCACACAAGAAGCTATCATCAGGCAGCGTGGATAGTGCAATGACTATGGAGATACAAAAGGCTCTGGATGCACTAAAAATGACCCGAGGTGGCAGCGTCAGCCCTACATTGAGGCAGTCTTCGCCATCTCTGGATGGCTAG